The genomic interval ATTGCAAATATGTTCATTGAGACTTACTATGAAAGGGACCTCAACCGCAGCCGTTCAAATTCTTCGGAACTGAGAGCCTTTCTTGAGCAGCAGAGCTCAATTAAGGCCAAGGACCTGGCCCGAAGCGACTCAGCCCTACAGACATATATGCAGAACAACAATGTTACGGCACTTGACGTTGAGTCGAACATAACAAACAACAAGGTCGCCGCTCTCCAGAGTGAACTTGAATCAAACGACATTGAATACCAGAAAAACAGGCTCCTGCTTGATAGCTATAAAAAGGAGCTCGCGCGTCTGAGCCCCCAGGTGGCGCAGAAGATTGTCGCGGGCGACGACCTCTACATTAAAGAGCTTCAGCAGGAAATAGCCAGAAAGGAAGCCCAGCTTGATATTTCAAAAGTTGTCAGCTCCACTGAGGCGCAGAGGCCTGAATACAAAAGCCAGCTTAACAAAACCAGCCGTGCAATTGACTCATTACGGGCTATACTGGATTCCAGGACAAAAGATTTCGTGAAGAGCTCAATGAACAACTATTCCATTACGGGTTCCGGAACAACAGACCAGGGGAATATGATCTCTGAGCTTTCAGGACAGATACAGCAGCTGCAGGTAAAACAGAATTCACTGGAGTTAAACAGGAAGATGCTCGCCCAGAACCTTGCCAAGTACAACGGCAGGCTTAGCCAGCTCCCAAAGGAAAGCGTTACGCTTGCAAAGCTGCAGAGGGAAAGGGCTTTTAATGAAAAGGTGGCTGAGGATCTGAAGGCAAAATACCAGGAGGCAATGCTTGCCGAGCGATCTACGTTTGGGGAAATTCAGGTCCTGGACAAAGCTTCCGTGCCGCTGGAGCCGGTGAGCCCTAATGCAAAATTCAACCTTATAATTGGAGGCCTGACGGGTCTCAGCCTGGGTTTTATACTTGCCTTCATATTTAACTTTGCACATAATAAAATCCACACTCCCAAAGATATTGAATACCTGGGATTCAGGCTTCTGTCCACCATACCGAAGCTGCAGCTGGAAGCAAGGACGAGCCCTAAGCTCCTCAAAGAGCCCGGGGGGAGGCCGGCCTCCACGAGCCTTGTAACGGCAAAGAACCCTAATTCGGAAATATACGAGTCATATCTTCGCCTGGGGATTAATCTTGCCTACAGCCTCATGGACAGGAGCTTCAAGTCGCTTTTAATTACCAGTGCGGGACCCGGGGC from Ignavibacteria bacterium carries:
- a CDS encoding polysaccharide biosynthesis tyrosine autokinase produces the protein MNNHHKSQSDEPMRMTHLLEIIYRQKWTIIVTLLTVVSLALIFTLLQKKVYEANTSIIVDESQATLALGLGNPDSKTDKVQIQVEVLQSRDLISHVAEKLLERVYIDPNQQKDTLLIIRDARQSQKVTDFSSPRMQEGVIKQLRNSMELMTKKGMNVIKLSFRSHDPREAALIANMFIETYYERDLNRSRSNSSELRAFLEQQSSIKAKDLARSDSALQTYMQNNNVTALDVESNITNNKVAALQSELESNDIEYQKNRLLLDSYKKELARLSPQVAQKIVAGDDLYIKELQQEIARKEAQLDISKVVSSTEAQRPEYKSQLNKTSRAIDSLRAILDSRTKDFVKSSMNNYSITGSGTTDQGNMISELSGQIQQLQVKQNSLELNRKMLAQNLAKYNGRLSQLPKESVTLAKLQRERAFNEKVAEDLKAKYQEAMLAERSTFGEIQVLDKASVPLEPVSPNAKFNLIIGGLTGLSLGFILAFIFNFAHNKIHTPKDIEYLGFRLLSTIPKLQLEARTSPKLLKEPGGRPASTSLVTAKNPNSEIYESYLRLGINLAYSLMDRSFKSLLITSAGPGAGKSATAINVSVTLANLGKSVLLVDTDIRRPVIHKYFSKSMGPGLTDYLMEQSQIEEIIQPTLVKGLDIITCGGKLLNPSLILSSAKMRYLVEEDSSRYDFVIYDAPPLNPVTDAIHLAKLVDEVILVARAEKTQVEELKRANELLEQVNVSVSGVVLNDFDTSKAPFSGKHYGYYSYNEDVPK